GCTGGTCTGTATGCACGGTTTGTTTGCCGCGGAGGACGCGGAGGGTCGCGAAGTCTGTCCAGGGGCGTGTGGCGACGGCTGAAGTGCGCCTGGACGACAGCGGCTGATAGAAGCCAGAAGACAGGTTTTCAGACCATGGGGGGCCAGCCGGGTCGTCGCCGCCTGCGCTGTGCTGTCGAGAGAGACGGAGGAACCATGGAGACCCCTGCGGTAGATCATGTACGCATCTTCGATACCACCCTGCGCGACGGCGAGCAGGCGCCTGGCTGCACTATGACCCTGGAGGAGAAGCTGGAGGTGGCGCGACAACTGGCGCGCCTGAACGTAGACATCATCGAAGCCGGCTTCCCCGCGGCCTCGCCCGGCGACTGGGCGGCGGTGCACGAGATTGCGCGCGAGGTGGGGACGCCAGACGGCCCGATCATCGCTGCGCTGGCGCGCGCCAACCGCGATGACATCGAGAAGGCCTGGTCGGCCATCCAGCCCGCCGCTAAGAAGCGCATCCACACCTTCATGTCCACCTCGGACATCCACCTCCAGCACCAGTTCCGCAAGACGCGCGAAGAGGCCCTGGTGATCATCCGCGAGATGGTCGCCTTCGCGCGATCGCTCTGCGAGGATGTCGAGTTTTCGCCGATGGACGCCGGGCGCAGCGATCCGCTCTTCCTGCGCCAGGCCGTGACAGTGGCGATTGAGGCCGGCGCCACCACCCTGAACATCCCCGATACCGTCGGCTACCTCACCCCCGACGAGTACGGCGCCATGATCCGCGATCTCTACGAAAACGTGCCGGGGATCAAGCAGTGCATCCTCTCCACCCACTGCCACGACGACCTGGGGATGGCAGTGGCTAACTCGCTGGCAGGCGTGCGCAACGGGGCGCGTCAGGTGGAATGCACCATTAATGGCATCGGCGAGCGCGCCGGGAATGCCTCGCTCGAAGAAGTGGTGATGGCCATCCACACCCGCGGGCAGTTCTACGGCGTGCGCACTCGGATCAACACCCGTGAGATCGCCCGCACCTCGCGCCTGGTCTCCAGCTTCATCGGCGTGCCTGTGCCGCCGAACAAGGCCATTGTCGGCGCCAACGCCTTCGCTCACGAGTCGGGCATTCATCAGGACGGTGTGCTCAAGCACCGCCAGACCTATGAGATCATGAGCGCCGAGACGGTGGGCCTCGATGGCAGCGAACTGGTGCTCGGCAAGCACTCGGGCCGGCATGCCTTCCGCACCAAGCTCAATGCCATGGGCATCGAGCTGGAGAGCGAGGAGGAGTTTCAGCACCTCTTCGAGCGCTTCAAGGACCTGTGCGATCGCAAGAAGCGGATTGATGAGCGTGACATCCTCGCCCTGGTCACCGGCGAGTTGCAGCACACGCCGGAAATCTATCGCCTCGAGCATGTGCAGTACAACTCCGGACTGGGAATGATCCCCACTGCCACGGTGCGGTTGATCGGCCCGGAGGGCCAGGTGTTTGTTGATAGCGATACAGGCACCGGCCCGGTGGACGCGATCTACCGGGCAATCAACCGGGTGGTGCAACGCCCCAACGAATTGATCGAGTTTTCGATCAACGCCATCACCGAAGGACTGGACGCAGTGGCCGAGGTGACGGTGCGCATCCGCGAGCAGGGCGCGCCGGACGCCGAGGGCGAGCGGGTGGACCTGAGGGCCAGTACCAGCACCACCACGGTGCTGACCGGCAAACGGGCGGCGCAGCACATCTTCAGCGGCTACGGGGTGCATACCGACACGATCGTAGCGGCGGCGCAGGCGTATATGGCCGCGCTCAACAAGATGCTCGCTGCACGCCAGGAGCGGATCAAGGCCGAGGCCGTGGCCTACGCCGCGGGCTATGGCACGGACTAGGGTTTTGGATTTGGGATTTTGGATTTGGGATTGCGGATGGGGCGGGCGCTGTGCGGATGGACGCCGTCGAATGGGCGAGTGCCGCGCTCGCGCCGCCGCAATGCTGTGACCATCTAATGACCACCATCGCCTACCTCGGTCCCCCCGGCACCTTCAGCGAGGAAGCGGCGCTGGCTTACGCGGCCAGCCTGCCCGACGCGCTCCTGCTGCCGCTGGCGAGCATTCCGGCGGTGGTGACCGCGATCGAAACCGATGCGGCCACCGTCGGCGTGTTGCCGATTGAGAACCTGCTTGAGGGCAGCGTCAACTACACGCTTGATCTCCTGATCCACGAGACGAGCTTGCAGATCGCCGGAGAGATCGTCATTCCGATCCGCCAGTATCTGGCGGCGCGCCCCGGCGTGCAGCTCTCCGAGGCTGCGGTGCTCTACGCCCATCCGCAGAGCCTGGGGCAGTGCCGCAAGTTTGTTGAGCGTTGCCTGCCGGGGGTGGCAACGGTGGCCTCGCTCTCCAACAGCGCTGCCCTGCGCGAGGCCATGGCCGACGAACGCCCTGCCGTGGCAATCACCACCCGCCGCGCTGCCGAGTTGATGGGGGCAGCGGTGCTGGCCCGCGACATCGCCGATAACCTGGGCAACGTGACCCGCTTCATCGTGCTGGCCCGCACCGATGTGCCTCCGACCGGCGATGATAAAACCAGTTTCTGCTTCGGCTTCACCGAGGACCGCGCCGGCACCCTCGTCGGAGCGTTGCTCGAACTGGCCGAAGAGCAGATCAACATGACCAAGCTTGAATCACGGCCCTCGCGGGCCGTGCTGGGGCAGTACATCTTTCTGGTTGACATAAATGGGCATCGTGAAGAGGCCCATGTCGCCCGCGCGCTGGCCCGTATTCGCGCCAGAACGGGGATGTTCAAGGTGTTCGGGAGCTATCCCCGCTGGAAGGGTTAAGAGTATGGATCGATGCATCAGGCGCAGGGAGGAGCGACCGGCAGCGGCTCGACGCAAGGGCGCGTCGCCGCTGCCCGCCATCGGCGCGGCCCGCCGGTAAGGGCCTGTCCGGATAACGTGGTTGTCCAGTTTTGTTCTGAGAGGGCGCAGCTCTCCCGGACCCGTCCATCAGGCGAGAGGATGGGGAAAGCTGATCTTGCTTATCCTCCTCCACTGGTTGCCGGTGGCATCGCCCCGCGCGCTGTCCACGGCGAGTCTGGCACGCACACTATGGAGGCATGGCCGTGCAAATCCTGCTCTACGATACTACCCTGCGCGATGGCGCCCAGCGCGAGGGCCTGGCGCTTTCGTGTGACGACAAGCTGAAGATCGCCCGCGTACTCGATCAACTGGGGGTGCATTACATCGAAGGAGGCTGGCCGGGGTCGAATCCCAAG
The sequence above is drawn from the Chloroflexaceae bacterium genome and encodes:
- a CDS encoding 2-isopropylmalate synthase; translation: METPAVDHVRIFDTTLRDGEQAPGCTMTLEEKLEVARQLARLNVDIIEAGFPAASPGDWAAVHEIAREVGTPDGPIIAALARANRDDIEKAWSAIQPAAKKRIHTFMSTSDIHLQHQFRKTREEALVIIREMVAFARSLCEDVEFSPMDAGRSDPLFLRQAVTVAIEAGATTLNIPDTVGYLTPDEYGAMIRDLYENVPGIKQCILSTHCHDDLGMAVANSLAGVRNGARQVECTINGIGERAGNASLEEVVMAIHTRGQFYGVRTRINTREIARTSRLVSSFIGVPVPPNKAIVGANAFAHESGIHQDGVLKHRQTYEIMSAETVGLDGSELVLGKHSGRHAFRTKLNAMGIELESEEEFQHLFERFKDLCDRKKRIDERDILALVTGELQHTPEIYRLEHVQYNSGLGMIPTATVRLIGPEGQVFVDSDTGTGPVDAIYRAINRVVQRPNELIEFSINAITEGLDAVAEVTVRIREQGAPDAEGERVDLRASTSTTTVLTGKRAAQHIFSGYGVHTDTIVAAAQAYMAALNKMLAARQERIKAEAVAYAAGYGTD
- the pheA gene encoding prephenate dehydratase, yielding MTTIAYLGPPGTFSEEAALAYAASLPDALLLPLASIPAVVTAIETDAATVGVLPIENLLEGSVNYTLDLLIHETSLQIAGEIVIPIRQYLAARPGVQLSEAAVLYAHPQSLGQCRKFVERCLPGVATVASLSNSAALREAMADERPAVAITTRRAAELMGAAVLARDIADNLGNVTRFIVLARTDVPPTGDDKTSFCFGFTEDRAGTLVGALLELAEEQINMTKLESRPSRAVLGQYIFLVDINGHREEAHVARALARIRARTGMFKVFGSYPRWKG